In one Triplophysa dalaica isolate WHDGS20190420 chromosome 9, ASM1584641v1, whole genome shotgun sequence genomic region, the following are encoded:
- the LOC130428453 gene encoding NACHT, LRR and PYD domains-containing protein 3-like, giving the protein MDDSQTDGDGDYSPGFRSVHQKRSDSPEISGVSTKSDASMIKPLKFKHTSPDQSHYCPLPEVLNTFRSNLRKKFECLCEGTSDERNPTLLNEIYTELYITESESGEISNEHEVRQIETQSRRTATEDTPIKCNDIFKALPAQDKPIRSVLTKGVAGIGKTVSVQKFILDWAEGKENQDVQLIFPLPFREINLMKNQTLSLLHLLHLFFPETKEMEISSGEYKVLFIFDGLDECRVSLDFHSSVRLCDVSESASVDVMLTNLMKGNLLPSALIWITSRPAAADLIPSECVDRVTEVRGFTDKQKEEYFSKRISDESLNNRIISHLKSSRSLYIMCHIPVFCWISATVLERMLSEAESEGEIPKTLTQMYTHFLIIQTNIKHQKDYEKKVKNDEDMIFKLAKLSFEQLVKGNLIFYDEDLRECGIDVAEASVYSGLCTQIFREEFGLYQGKVYCFVHLSVQEHLAALFAHISLTHNNTNVFNEGPEVTKKRCKTENPRCFSTIVDIFNLPDLMSEFHQRAVDEALQSQNGHLDLFLRFLLGLSLESNQILLQDLRTHTRRCSYKKEKTVEYIKQKIGENLSPEKSINLIHCLNELDDDSLLQEIQHYVRSNTVGRSKLSSSQWSALVFVLLMSEKHLDELDLKKFIGGKNTADEVLVKLKPVIKESRKLKLIRCKFTDEGCVALTSALRSNPSHLKDLNLFNINLRDSGVKLISTVLENPHCKLEKLWLSLCKITDEGCVALTSSLRSNPSHIRELNLSYNNIGDSGVKLISTVLENPHCKLETLRLIQCKITDEGCVALTSALRSNPSHLRHLDLSDNNVGDSGVKLISTVLENPHCKLEILWLIKCNITDEGCVALTSALRSNPSHLRHLDLSGNNVGDSGVKLISTVLENPHCKLETLELSQCNITYEGCVALTSALRSNPSHLRHLDLRCNNVGDSGEKLLCELRDDPHYKLKTVVTHW; this is encoded by the exons TCATTATTGCCCGCTTCCTGAAGTCCTCAACACATTCAGATCAAACCTGAGGAAGAagtttgagtgtttgtgtgaaggaACATCAGATGAGAGAAACCCAACACTGCTGAATGAGATCTACACAGAGCTCTACATCACAGAGAGTGAAAGTGGAGAGATCAGTAATgaacatgaggtgagacagattgagacaCAATCCAGGAGAACAGCGACAGAGGACACACCAATCAAATGCAACGACATCTTTAAAGCTTTACCTGCACAAGacaaacccatcagaagtgTGCTGACAAAGGGAGTCGCTggcattggaaaaacagtctctgtgcagaagttcattctggactggGCTGAAGGGAAAGAGAATCAGGACGTCCAGCTCATATTTCCACTTCCTTTCAGAGAGATCAATCTGATGAAGAACCAAACACTCAGTCTTTtacatcttcttcatcttttcttcccagagacaaaagaaatggaaatctCCAGCGGTGAATATAAAGtgttgttcatctttgatggtttGGATGAGTGTCGTGTCTCTCTAGATTTTCACAGCAGTGTgaggttgtgtgatgtcagtgaatCAGCCTCAGTGGACGTGATGCTGACAAACCTCATGAAGGGGAATCTGCTtccctctgctctcatctggatcacctccagaccagcagcagctgATCTCATCCCCTCTGAGTGTGTTGATCGAGTCACAGAGGTACGAGGCTTCACTGACAAACAGAAGGAGGAATACTTCAGCAAGAGAATCAGTGATGAGAGTCTGAACAACAGAATCATCTCACACCTGAAGTCATCCAGGAGCctctacatcatgtgtcacatcccagtgttctgctggatttcagccactgttctagagagaatgttgagtgaagcagagagtgaaggagagatccccaagactctcactcaaatgtacacacacttcctgatcattcagacaaacatcaaacatcagaagGACTATGAGAAGAAAGTGAAGAATGATGAAGACATGATCTTCAAACTGGCCAAACTGTCTTTTGAGCAGCTTGTGAAAGGGAACCTGATCTTCTATGATGAGGACCTGAGAGAGTGTGGCATTGATGTAGCAGAAGCATCAGTGTACTCAGGATTGTGCactcagatcttcagagaggaGTTTGGCTTGTATCAGGGGAAAGTTTACTGCTTTGTTCATCTGAGTGTTCAGGAACATCTCGCAGCTCTTTTTGCTCACATCTCCCTAACACATaacaacacaaatgtgtttaatgaaGGTCCTGAAGTGACAAAAAAACGATGTAAAACTGAAAATCCACGTTGTTTTTCAACAATTGTGGATATATTTAATTTACCGGATTTAATGTCTGAGTTTCATCAGAGAGCTGTAGATGAAGCTTTACAGAGTCAGAATGGACATCTGGATCTTTTCCTGCGTTTTCTTCTGGGTCTCTCACTGGAGTCCAATCAGATTCTCTTACAGGATCTACGGACACACACGAGAAGATGCTCCTACAAGAAAGAGAAAACTGTTGAGTACATTAAACAGAAGATCGGTGAGAATCTGTCTCCAGAGAAATCCATCAATCTGAttcactgtctgaatgaactggatgatgattcactgctgcaggaGATTCAACATTATGTGAGATCTAACACTGTCGGACGCTCCAAACTCTCCTCTTCACAGTGGTCAGctttagtttttgtgttgttgatgtCAGAAAAGCATTTGGATGAACTTGATCTGAAAAAATTTATTGGAGGTAAAAATACAGCAGATGAAGTTCTTGTGAAACTGAAGCCTGTGATCAAAGAATCCAGAAAACTTAA GTTGATTCGGTGCAAAttcacagatgaaggttgtgttgctctgacttcagctctgagatcaaacccctcacacctgaaaGATCTTAATCTGTTTAACATTAATCTgagagattcaggagtgaagctgatctctactgtactggagaatcctcactgtaaactggagaaactGTG gttgagtctgtgtaagatcacagatgaaggttgtgttgctctgacttcatctctgagatcaaacccctcacacatAAGAGAACTGAATCTGTCTTATAATAATataggagattcaggagtgaagctgatctctactgtactggagaatcctcactgtaaactggagactCTGAG GTTGATTCAGTGtaagatcacagatgaaggttgtgttgctctgacttcagctctgagatcaaacccctcacacctgagacatctggatctgtctgataataatgtaggagattcaggagtgaagctgatctctactgtactggagaatcctcactgtaaactggagatATTGTG GTTGATCAAGTGTAatatcacagatgaaggttgtgttgctctgacttcagctctgagatcaaacccctcacacctgagacatctggatctgtctggtaataatgtaggagattcaggagtgaagctgatctctactgtactggagaatcctcactgtaaactggagacactgGA GTTGAGTCAGTGTAATATCACatatgaaggttgtgttgctctgacttcagctctgagatcaaacccctcacacctgagacatctggatctgaGGTGtaataatgtaggagattcaggagaGAAGCTTCTCTGTGAGCTGAGAGATGATCCACATTATAAACTGAAGACAGTGGT gACTCACTGGTGA